The following proteins are encoded in a genomic region of Dethiosulfovibrio faecalis:
- a CDS encoding NifU family protein has protein sequence MSLIDRINEVVDKGIRPALQSHGGDIEVVSFDEESGVISARLQGACGTCPFAQETLRMQVEAVLKREIPEVSSVVRA, from the coding sequence ATGAGTTTGATAGATAGGATCAACGAAGTAGTTGATAAAGGCATCCGTCCCGCCCTTCAAAGTCACGGTGGGGATATCGAGGTGGTGTCCTTCGACGAAGAATCGGGAGTGATCTCTGCCCGTCTTCAGGGGGCCTGCGGTACCTGTCCCTTTGCTCAGGAGACCCTCAGAATGCAGGTAGAGGCGGTCTTGAAGAGGGAGATTCCGGAGGTCTCCTCGGTTGTCAGAGCCTAG